In Symmachiella dynata, the following are encoded in one genomic region:
- a CDS encoding DUF3419 family protein — translation MNARSINQACFNWIHRHNLVYNACWEDPRLDRQALQLGPEDEILMITSAGCNALDYALVGPKQIHAVDVNPRQNALLELKLAGIRALDYDEFFNLFGRGRVAAWDSLYTGRLRPQLSPAAQSIWDRWGVLFQGRGRRNSFYFRGSSGFFAWMINGYINRLARIRNDVNELLDVSTVTEQQQIYDSRQLNEALWRPLVQWCMNRDMTMALLGVPQSQRRQIDTGYPGGTVQFIVDRVETVFRTLPLYDNYFWRVYLTGEYTRACCPEYLKPHNFELLKNGLVDRISVQTNSVLGFLDQHPGTISRYVLLDHMDWLYSNAQDVLAAEWQAMADHASPDCRLIWRSAGLKVDFVDPILVKSGGRARPIGERLHYHTPLAEQLHQKDRVNTYGSFFIADLAAA, via the coding sequence ATTAACGCGCGATCCATTAACCAAGCTTGCTTCAATTGGATTCACCGGCACAACCTCGTCTACAACGCCTGTTGGGAAGATCCCCGGCTGGACCGTCAAGCTTTGCAGCTTGGCCCCGAAGATGAAATCCTGATGATCACCTCGGCCGGTTGCAATGCTCTGGATTATGCACTCGTTGGACCAAAACAAATTCATGCCGTCGACGTCAATCCGCGGCAAAATGCTCTCCTGGAATTAAAGCTCGCCGGCATCCGTGCGCTGGACTACGACGAATTCTTCAACCTGTTCGGCCGCGGACGGGTCGCTGCGTGGGATTCGCTGTATACCGGTCGATTGCGACCGCAACTCTCGCCGGCTGCGCAAAGCATTTGGGACCGTTGGGGCGTGTTGTTTCAAGGACGCGGACGACGCAACAGTTTTTATTTCCGCGGCTCCTCCGGATTTTTCGCGTGGATGATCAACGGCTACATCAATCGATTAGCTCGCATTCGTAACGACGTGAACGAACTGCTCGATGTCTCCACCGTGACCGAACAGCAACAAATCTATGACAGTCGGCAATTGAACGAAGCCTTGTGGCGTCCGCTGGTGCAGTGGTGCATGAATCGCGACATGACGATGGCCCTGCTGGGCGTGCCGCAAAGCCAACGGCGACAGATTGACACCGGCTACCCCGGCGGAACGGTGCAGTTTATTGTCGATCGTGTTGAAACCGTCTTCCGCACCTTGCCGCTGTACGACAACTACTTTTGGCGGGTCTATCTCACCGGCGAATACACACGCGCCTGTTGCCCCGAATACCTCAAACCGCACAACTTTGAGTTGCTCAAAAACGGCCTCGTCGATCGCATCAGCGTGCAGACGAATTCGGTCCTGGGGTTTCTCGACCAGCATCCCGGCACGATTTCACGCTACGTGTTGTTGGACCACATGGATTGGTTGTACAGCAACGCGCAAGATGTGCTCGCCGCCGAGTGGCAAGCGATGGCCGATCATGCCTCGCCCGATTGCCGTTTGATTTGGCGTAGCGCCGGTTTGAAAGTCGATTTCGTCGATCCGATTCTTGTCAAATCCGGCGGCCGCGCACGGCCGATTGGCGAGCGACTGCACTATCACACGCCATTGGCCGAACAACTGCATCAAAAAGACCGTGTGAACACCTACGGCAGTTTTTTCAT